A region of uncultured Draconibacterium sp. DNA encodes the following proteins:
- a CDS encoding DUF2202 domain-containing protein, with the protein MKRIKAIAIMVAAGALFFTACSETERIDESLALADKSVELAAICQDSCTFDEDLTDVDIEGLLLMREEEKLAHDVYMHFYGLYGQQLFLNIANSEESHTNAVLTLLEGYGIEDPALEGEGQFANEELGALYNALIEQGSASLTEALKVGATIEDLDIADLQNLLAETENTDIIRVYENLLKGSENHMRGFVRNLQTLGETFSPQHISVEEFEAILAAGNSMGYGAGGQGMGTGRQGYGNGGQGYGQGGYRNGQNK; encoded by the coding sequence ATGAAAAGAATTAAAGCAATTGCAATCATGGTAGCAGCGGGAGCATTATTTTTTACAGCCTGCTCGGAAACAGAACGAATTGATGAATCGTTGGCTTTGGCCGACAAAAGTGTGGAGTTGGCTGCCATATGTCAGGACAGTTGTACTTTTGATGAAGATTTAACTGACGTTGATATTGAAGGATTGCTGCTGATGCGCGAGGAAGAAAAACTGGCTCACGATGTTTATATGCATTTCTACGGCTTGTATGGGCAACAACTATTTCTGAATATTGCCAACAGCGAAGAAAGCCACACAAATGCTGTACTTACGCTTCTTGAAGGATATGGAATTGAAGATCCGGCGCTGGAAGGCGAAGGCCAGTTTGCCAATGAAGAATTGGGAGCACTATACAATGCATTGATTGAGCAGGGATCGGCAAGTTTGACTGAGGCGCTGAAAGTTGGTGCAACGATTGAAGACTTAGACATTGCTGATTTGCAAAATCTGTTGGCCGAAACAGAAAATACCGATATCATTCGCGTTTACGAAAACCTATTGAAAGGTTCGGAAAATCATATGCGTGGATTTGTTCGAAATCTGCAAACGCTTGGCGAAACCTTTAGCCCACAGCACATTTCAGTGGAAGAGTTTGAAGCAATTCTTGCTGCAGGTAATTCGATGGGATATGGTGCCGGCGGTCAGGGAATGGGAACCGGCCGGCAAGGTTATGGCAACGGTGGACAAGGCTATGGACAGGGAGGCTACCGAAACGGTCAGAACAAATAA
- a CDS encoding periplasmic heavy metal sensor: MATKNTYRILIWVVVILAATNLSMGISFWYHKQQDKKAAGEQQHQVQMPSEQRTRFFREQLNLQPDQVDYFRELNRNYNRSARRISDQLALLRVEMVEEMGKAESDTTKLHSISSEIGEMHKTLKDLTVDYYLDMKAVCNENQQEKLKEVFLSMTKSKEDISLPQRGGRRYGRQNRE, from the coding sequence ATGGCAACAAAAAATACATATCGCATATTAATCTGGGTAGTTGTAATTCTGGCAGCCACAAACCTGTCGATGGGAATTTCGTTTTGGTACCACAAACAACAGGATAAAAAAGCTGCAGGAGAACAACAGCATCAGGTTCAGATGCCCTCGGAACAACGGACGCGTTTTTTCCGCGAACAGCTGAACCTGCAACCCGACCAGGTCGACTATTTTAGGGAATTGAACAGAAACTATAACCGGAGTGCACGCCGGATATCGGATCAGCTCGCTCTACTTCGGGTTGAAATGGTGGAGGAAATGGGAAAAGCCGAGTCCGACACCACAAAACTACATTCGATTTCAAGCGAAATCGGTGAGATGCACAAAACCTTAAAGGATTTGACCGTAGATTATTATCTCGATATGAAAGCAGTTTGCAACGAGAACCAGCAGGAGAAACTTAAAGAGGTTTTTCTATCGATGACAAAATCTAAAGAAGACATTTCGTTGCCTCAACGTGGCGGCCGACGCTACGGGCGGCAAAACAGAGAGTAA
- a CDS encoding zf-HC2 domain-containing protein, whose protein sequence is MMKCNTVHNKLIFFLEKELPVSEMKQVQQHLDECSKCALFAAEMKNTLQILESDKLTDENPFFYTRVKARLEKQEENQAAARPVLVRILQPVAFSIILLLGIYGGFKLGEAPKITTADTSLSEQEMVPYWNELDAEPIESFLME, encoded by the coding sequence ATGATGAAGTGTAATACCGTACATAACAAGTTGATTTTTTTCCTCGAAAAGGAGCTGCCGGTTTCCGAAATGAAACAGGTACAACAACACCTTGACGAATGTTCGAAGTGTGCTCTTTTTGCTGCGGAAATGAAAAATACACTCCAAATTCTGGAAAGCGATAAACTAACAGATGAAAATCCGTTCTTTTATACCCGGGTAAAAGCACGACTTGAAAAGCAGGAGGAAAATCAAGCTGCTGCACGTCCGGTTTTGGTTCGTATTTTACAGCCGGTGGCATTTTCAATCATCTTGTTATTGGGAATATACGGCGGTTTTAAATTAGGAGAAGCACCTAAGATAACTACTGCCGACACCAGTTTGAGCGAACAGGAAATGGTGCCTTACTGGAACGAACTGGACGCCGAGCCAATTGAATCATTTTTAATGGAATAA
- a CDS encoding sigma-70 family RNA polymerase sigma factor: MSDTDIIEQLKQGSEAAFKKLVGTHQKLVVNTCYGLVQNREDAEDIAQDVFVEVYRNIDKFRADAKLSTWLYRIAVNRSLNHIRDNKKRKWFHSIDDEVAAKNREVMQVSTSNTDEPEYDMENQQRAIILKEAINSLPPNQKVAFTLSKYEELSYQEIAEVMDLSVSSVESLLFRAKKGLQKKLYKCYKKKCM; encoded by the coding sequence ATGTCCGACACCGATATAATTGAACAATTAAAACAGGGAAGCGAAGCGGCTTTTAAAAAGCTGGTCGGCACGCATCAGAAACTGGTGGTGAATACCTGCTATGGTTTGGTGCAGAACCGCGAAGATGCTGAAGATATTGCGCAGGATGTTTTTGTTGAGGTGTACAGGAACATCGATAAATTCAGGGCCGATGCAAAACTCTCGACCTGGTTGTACCGTATTGCGGTTAACCGCTCGTTAAACCACATCCGCGATAACAAAAAACGCAAGTGGTTTCATTCGATCGACGATGAGGTGGCGGCGAAAAACAGGGAAGTAATGCAGGTGAGTACCTCAAATACCGACGAGCCGGAGTACGACATGGAAAACCAACAGCGGGCAATAATTCTAAAAGAGGCAATTAACAGTTTGCCGCCAAATCAGAAAGTGGCGTTTACCTTAAGCAAATACGAGGAACTGTCGTACCAGGAAATTGCAGAGGTGATGGATCTCTCGGTTTCGTCGGTTGAGTCATTGTTGTTCAGGGCAAAAAAGGGCCTGCAGAAAAAATTATACAAGTGCTACAAAAAAAAGTGCATGTAA
- a CDS encoding DUF4405 domain-containing protein — MKTKFSWRAFISFGLTWGILVILVSGVILYVAPPGRYAHWVNWELAGLSKEGWQAIHTLFSLAFIVLSIFHLFSVNWKSFVSYLKAKSTKGFNKKKELIFSIVVVLVFFFGTVFSIPPFQTVMELGESATNSWEKTEERAPVPHAELLTLTELAHQLDMESVDEVTRKLDSHKIVYNDIHTQSLQQIAETNNSTPLEIYEIIVKKPANEGQGMGVGRKTIEDFSKELNKTTDELMQILEENNIEAKPTETLRTIGENNGLPPRDVYKLLSE, encoded by the coding sequence ATGAAAACAAAGTTTAGCTGGCGTGCCTTTATAAGTTTTGGATTAACCTGGGGAATTTTAGTGATCCTGGTTTCGGGTGTAATTTTGTATGTAGCTCCCCCGGGACGCTACGCTCATTGGGTAAACTGGGAGCTGGCAGGTTTATCAAAAGAAGGCTGGCAGGCCATACATACCCTGTTTTCGCTGGCGTTTATTGTGCTTTCCATCTTTCACCTGTTTTCGGTAAACTGGAAATCATTTGTCTCCTATCTAAAAGCGAAAAGCACAAAAGGCTTCAACAAGAAAAAGGAACTCATTTTTTCTATTGTAGTGGTGCTGGTATTCTTTTTCGGTACTGTATTTTCCATTCCGCCTTTTCAAACAGTTATGGAATTAGGCGAATCGGCTACCAACTCGTGGGAGAAAACCGAAGAGCGGGCACCCGTTCCTCATGCCGAGTTATTAACGCTTACCGAACTGGCTCACCAGCTGGATATGGAGTCGGTTGACGAAGTAACCCGAAAACTCGACAGTCATAAAATCGTTTACAACGATATTCATACCCAAAGTTTACAGCAAATCGCAGAAACAAATAATTCAACTCCACTTGAAATTTACGAGATCATCGTAAAGAAACCGGCAAACGAAGGCCAGGGAATGGGTGTTGGACGAAAAACCATCGAGGATTTCTCGAAAGAACTGAATAAGACTACCGATGAGTTGATGCAAATTCTGGAAGAGAACAACATCGAAGCGAAACCGACCGAAACGTTGCGCACAATTGGGGAGAATAATGGTCTTCCTCCACGCGATGTTTACAAACTACTTTCTGAATAA
- a CDS encoding ATP-binding protein gives MIINFKIQNFGSVKDEQILSFEADKSTHLESHYIINSCGYRLLKLGLIYGANASGKTTILKALEFLRDLVLDPEEKKTDELEFSPFLFDNETPNKSTILAIEFIQNDVKYDYEVEFSRQSIISEKLDHYQTTKANVFKRTTDLKNQFTEIKFGSKIKKDKTFKKTLESNTLWNNTVLGGFLKTNIDFYELNEAIDWFRNYLKPLVYTRTKLEGYVTSKIDKKELSKKDIVSILQKADLHISDILIEEEEQEIPQGFFEFIEKQLETSDDRLEKLKEKGKISSINIGFVHTVNGKDYTLPIDLESLGTRRYYGFAGLLALLIKNNHLIPIDELEASLHPDLYVHFILSFLINSENSQLIATTHNREILGNKDIFRNDAIWFTDKCESCSTELYSLADFDTSVVRDTTNVLNAYKSGKLSGKPNLGDFYIELD, from the coding sequence ATGATAATTAATTTCAAGATTCAGAATTTTGGTTCTGTAAAAGACGAACAGATACTTTCTTTTGAAGCAGATAAATCTACTCATCTAGAAAGTCATTATATAATTAACTCATGTGGTTATCGCCTCCTAAAGTTAGGTTTGATTTATGGTGCAAATGCATCGGGAAAAACAACAATACTTAAAGCGCTAGAATTTTTAAGAGATTTAGTTTTAGACCCCGAAGAAAAGAAAACTGACGAATTAGAGTTTAGTCCTTTTTTATTTGATAATGAAACACCCAATAAGTCTACCATTTTAGCAATTGAGTTTATTCAAAACGATGTGAAATATGACTATGAAGTTGAATTTTCTAGGCAATCTATTATTAGTGAAAAGCTAGACCATTATCAAACAACTAAGGCTAATGTTTTTAAAAGAACAACTGATTTAAAAAATCAGTTTACCGAAATCAAGTTTGGAAGTAAAATAAAGAAGGATAAGACATTTAAAAAAACACTTGAGTCAAATACCTTATGGAACAACACTGTTTTAGGAGGATTTCTAAAGACAAATATTGATTTCTATGAATTAAATGAAGCTATTGATTGGTTTAGAAACTATTTAAAACCGTTAGTTTATACAAGAACTAAACTTGAAGGGTATGTTACCTCTAAAATTGATAAAAAAGAGTTGTCAAAAAAAGACATTGTAAGTATCCTTCAGAAAGCTGATTTACATATCTCAGATATATTAATTGAAGAAGAAGAACAGGAAATTCCTCAAGGTTTTTTCGAATTTATTGAAAAACAGTTAGAAACTTCTGATGATAGATTGGAAAAGTTAAAAGAAAAAGGAAAAATTTCTTCGATTAATATTGGTTTCGTTCATACTGTTAATGGGAAAGACTATACTTTACCTATAGATTTGGAATCACTAGGCACTAGAAGATATTACGGCTTTGCAGGTCTATTAGCGTTACTAATTAAAAACAATCATTTAATTCCAATTGATGAATTAGAAGCCTCTTTACATCCTGACTTATATGTTCATTTTATATTATCATTTCTTATTAACTCAGAAAACTCTCAATTAATTGCAACCACCCACAATAGAGAAATTTTGGGCAATAAGGATATATTTAGAAATGATGCAATTTGGTTTACTGATAAATGCGAGAGTTGCTCAACTGAATTGTATTCGTTGGCAGACTTTGACACATCTGTTGTAAGAGACACTACAAACGTGTTGAATGCCTATAAAAGTGGGAAGCTAAGTGGTAAACCGAATTTAGGCGATTTCTATATTGAACTTGATTAG
- a CDS encoding RloB family protein, translating into MRKSKKIKLKGQNAYAFVVDGDTEVWYLQMLKRNERTLSVNIEPKLPSKKSISEQFEMVESLAEDYTKVFWIVDYDVIIKETREAKKGVETAEQLFIRLRDAANKIENVVVIVNNPCLEFWFLLHFERTSKLFTACSSSEKQLKKYLTDYEKTKQYFTKQGSDIYLKLKGHISQAIDNSSKLNSFDKYRTSQAFCEMNLFFNLSEIKNTVCGKK; encoded by the coding sequence ATGAGGAAAAGTAAGAAGATTAAGTTAAAAGGACAAAATGCTTATGCTTTTGTTGTGGATGGTGATACTGAGGTATGGTATTTACAAATGTTGAAAAGAAATGAAAGAACCTTATCTGTTAATATAGAACCAAAACTTCCCTCCAAGAAGAGTATTTCAGAACAATTTGAAATGGTTGAATCTCTAGCAGAAGATTACACAAAAGTTTTTTGGATTGTTGATTATGACGTAATTATTAAAGAAACAAGAGAAGCCAAAAAAGGAGTAGAAACAGCAGAACAATTATTTATTCGCCTTAGAGATGCGGCAAACAAGATTGAAAATGTTGTTGTAATTGTCAATAATCCTTGCTTAGAGTTCTGGTTTTTATTGCATTTTGAAAGAACTTCAAAATTATTTACTGCCTGTAGTTCTTCTGAAAAGCAATTAAAGAAGTATTTGACAGACTATGAAAAGACAAAACAGTATTTCACAAAACAGGGTAGTGATATTTACTTAAAGTTAAAAGGACATATTAGCCAAGCTATTGATAATTCTAGCAAGCTAAATAGTTTTGATAAATACAGAACCAGTCAAGCATTTTGTGAGATGAATTTATTCTTTAATCTTTCAGAGATTAAGAACACTGTATGCGGCAAAAAGTAA
- the ltrA gene encoding group II intron reverse transcriptase/maturase: MIEQILTRKNLLQAMYKVRQNHGSAGVDGMPVTRLSDLLAIDKKELTAKVRSGKYLPQAILGVEIPKGKGKTRLLGIPTVTDRLLQQAVLQVITARFEYEFSDSSFGFRPNRSVQQAVLKAKGYINEGFQHIVDIDLKTFFDEVNHCYLLQLLYRKIKCRETMRLIRKWLRSPIQIKGKLVKRRKGVPQGSPLSPLLSNIMLHELDRELERQGFRFVRYADDFSIYLKTKTSARKVGNNIYRFLKRKLKLPINREKSGIRRPVHFILLGFGFVPTYRKGERGKYQLVVSEKSWSSLKYKLKTITRKTTPMSFDERIGKLNEVQRGWINAFRLASIQIKLADLDGWLRNRLRYCIWHYWKKPERKRKNLIRLGVDPGKAYQWSRSRMGGWAIAQSPILGTTITVDRLKMRGYVPLLDLYNEVKPKSPLFPMT; the protein is encoded by the coding sequence ATGATTGAACAAATTCTAACGCGGAAAAACCTGTTACAGGCAATGTATAAAGTCCGGCAGAACCACGGTTCGGCAGGAGTTGACGGTATGCCGGTAACCCGCTTGTCAGACTTACTTGCTATCGACAAGAAAGAACTAACAGCTAAGGTTCGAAGCGGGAAGTATTTACCACAAGCCATTTTAGGAGTAGAGATTCCGAAAGGAAAAGGGAAAACCCGTTTACTGGGGATCCCTACAGTAACCGATCGCCTGTTACAACAGGCAGTTTTACAAGTAATCACGGCACGTTTCGAGTATGAGTTTTCGGATTCCAGTTTTGGATTCCGCCCCAACCGGAGCGTGCAACAGGCAGTACTGAAGGCAAAGGGCTACATCAACGAGGGGTTTCAGCATATCGTCGATATCGACCTGAAAACTTTCTTCGACGAAGTAAACCACTGCTACCTTCTGCAACTGCTTTACCGCAAAATCAAATGCCGCGAAACGATGCGTCTTATCCGCAAGTGGCTGCGTTCCCCGATTCAAATCAAGGGAAAACTGGTTAAACGCCGCAAAGGCGTACCGCAGGGCAGCCCGCTGAGCCCGTTACTGTCGAACATCATGCTACATGAACTCGACAGGGAACTGGAACGGCAAGGCTTTCGATTTGTTCGTTATGCTGATGACTTTAGTATTTATCTGAAAACTAAAACATCCGCCCGAAAAGTTGGGAATAACATCTATCGTTTTCTGAAACGAAAACTGAAGTTGCCCATCAACCGGGAGAAAAGCGGTATCCGTCGTCCTGTACATTTTATCCTTCTCGGTTTTGGCTTTGTGCCAACCTACCGGAAAGGTGAACGCGGCAAGTATCAACTGGTAGTATCAGAAAAGAGCTGGAGCAGTTTAAAGTACAAACTGAAAACCATCACCCGCAAGACCACCCCAATGAGTTTCGACGAGCGTATCGGAAAACTTAACGAGGTTCAGCGCGGCTGGATCAATGCTTTCCGTTTGGCAAGTATACAGATCAAACTCGCTGACCTTGACGGGTGGCTTCGCAACCGCCTCCGATATTGTATTTGGCATTACTGGAAGAAACCCGAACGAAAAAGGAAAAACCTGATTCGTTTAGGCGTCGATCCGGGAAAAGCCTATCAATGGAGCCGTTCGCGAATGGGTGGCTGGGCTATTGCCCAAAGCCCAATTCTTGGTACTACAATTACTGTTGATCGGTTGAAAATGCGGGGTTACGTTCCTTTGCTGGATCTTTACAACGAGGTGAAACCAAAATCACCGTTGTTTCCTATGACTTAG
- a CDS encoding IS1182 family transposase, which yields MKYLKGQNRSQISLFPVSLDQAINADNEVRLIDVFVNSLKLEEFGFRVDHIENGRPAYHPADLLKLYIYGYLNQLRSSRKLEKECKRNIELMWLLKTLRPDHNTIANFRRDNPKAIKKVFRETVKIATYFNLIGGTLIAGDSTKLRAQNSKKNNYNQKKIDRHLEYIENKLAEYNKALAESDGDKKQEIENEIEKQNQRKDGYKKIEQELKKSGQRQISTSDPDSRHQITRNNITEVAYSAQTSVDAKNYIPIDYKITNANDKKAMGTMLRRAKTILRHNDFTALYDKGYHTGSELAIADSLGIPAIVAIPPFSGASHAPDLRYDVEHFDYDPKTDTYTCLQGHTLRTTGYWHHAKNGAGETAYRFRNYTTPKCKSCEVRPLCTKSAANGKQVRRSEFAGNIENNKKRVQESEKLYKRRQAIVEHPFGTIKRQWGFNYIITKKYMKRAEADFGFIMSAYNLRRIINIVGIKKLEKYITSIFSVLCSIFDLLELFLNHRNRIQYKTIKTICYEIRIPGHLIKLNFNAPGKGF from the coding sequence ATGAAGTATCTCAAAGGGCAAAACAGATCACAAATATCACTTTTCCCGGTGTCGCTCGACCAGGCCATAAATGCAGACAACGAAGTGCGCTTAATCGATGTTTTTGTTAACAGTCTGAAGCTGGAAGAATTCGGATTCAGGGTTGACCATATTGAAAACGGGCGTCCTGCTTACCACCCAGCCGACTTGCTTAAACTTTACATTTATGGCTATCTTAATCAGTTAAGGTCGTCGAGGAAACTGGAGAAGGAGTGCAAGCGAAACATTGAATTAATGTGGCTATTGAAAACGCTGCGTCCCGATCACAACACTATCGCTAACTTCAGGCGCGATAACCCAAAGGCCATCAAAAAAGTATTCCGCGAAACCGTAAAGATTGCAACGTATTTTAACCTTATTGGCGGAACGCTGATTGCAGGCGACAGTACAAAACTGCGTGCCCAGAACAGCAAAAAGAACAACTACAACCAAAAGAAAATAGACCGTCACCTGGAGTACATCGAAAACAAACTGGCTGAATACAACAAAGCACTGGCCGAAAGCGATGGAGATAAAAAGCAGGAAATTGAAAACGAAATTGAAAAGCAAAACCAGCGAAAAGATGGCTATAAAAAGATTGAACAAGAGCTAAAAAAATCGGGGCAACGACAGATCTCAACTTCCGATCCCGACAGCCGTCACCAGATCACGCGCAACAACATTACCGAAGTAGCCTACTCGGCGCAAACTTCGGTCGATGCAAAAAACTACATCCCTATCGATTATAAAATAACCAATGCAAACGATAAAAAGGCAATGGGAACAATGCTCAGAAGAGCAAAGACAATACTTCGACACAACGATTTTACTGCCCTTTACGATAAAGGCTACCATACCGGAAGCGAACTGGCCATCGCCGATTCGCTCGGTATTCCGGCAATTGTAGCCATTCCTCCGTTTTCAGGAGCCTCGCATGCTCCGGACCTTAGGTACGATGTGGAACATTTTGATTACGACCCGAAAACCGATACTTACACCTGTTTGCAGGGTCACACCCTAAGAACCACCGGCTACTGGCACCACGCAAAAAACGGTGCCGGAGAAACAGCCTATCGCTTCCGCAACTACACAACACCTAAATGTAAAAGTTGTGAGGTCCGCCCGCTGTGCACAAAATCGGCTGCAAACGGCAAGCAAGTCAGGCGAAGCGAGTTTGCCGGCAATATTGAAAACAACAAAAAACGCGTTCAGGAAAGCGAAAAACTGTACAAACGACGGCAGGCCATTGTGGAACACCCCTTCGGGACCATTAAACGTCAGTGGGGATTCAATTATATTATCACCAAAAAGTACATGAAAAGAGCTGAAGCCGATTTTGGTTTTATAATGTCGGCATACAACCTCAGACGAATAATCAATATTGTGGGCATAAAAAAGTTAGAAAAATACATCACAAGTATTTTTTCTGTTTTATGTTCAATTTTTGATCTTTTAGAGCTATTTTTAAACCACAGAAACCGAATACAATACAAAACAATAAAAACCATCTGTTATGAAATCCGCATCCCTGGCCACTTAATAAAGCTCAATTTTAATGCCCCGGGAAAGGGTTTTTAG
- a CDS encoding helix-turn-helix domain-containing protein: MEKSYCPIDTFINVVKGKRKGTIILHLFQGDKRYNELVKLLPDISERMLTKQLKELESDGLINRTVFPEVPPRVEYSLTELGKEIHPVLKGMYKGGILFENSIDELHN, translated from the coding sequence GATACATTTATAAATGTAGTTAAAGGAAAACGAAAAGGAACGATCATTTTACACCTTTTTCAAGGAGATAAAAGGTATAACGAATTGGTTAAACTCTTGCCTGATATTAGCGAACGAATGCTGACGAAACAGCTAAAAGAGTTAGAATCGGATGGATTAATCAACCGAACTGTTTTTCCTGAAGTTCCTCCACGCGTTGAATACAGCTTAACTGAACTTGGTAAAGAAATTCATCCGGTCCTCAAAGGAATGTATAAAGGAGGAATCCTTTTTGAAAATTCTATTGACGAATTGCATAACTGA